A section of the Oryza sativa Japonica Group chromosome 1, ASM3414082v1 genome encodes:
- the LOC136354916 gene encoding esterase PIR7B-like produces the protein MERFPDKIAVAVFAASSMPCVGKHMGIVRELMRERAPKGLLMDSKMIPMNNKRGPGTAVTLGPNFLAERCYPLSPAEDLTLAKLLMTPGSQFQDDPMMKDDKLLTSANYGSVKRVCLIGMGDDIKELHRYLITLSPGTEVEEIAGADHNIMCSKPRELCDLLAKISSKYD, from the exons ATGGAGAGGTTCCCGGACAAGATCGCCGTGGCCGTGTTTGCCGCCTCGTCCATGCCATGCGTCGGCAAGCACATGGGAATCGTCAGGGAG TTGATGAGGGAAAGAGCTCCCAAAGGTCTGCTCATGGATAGCAAAATGATACCAATGAACAACAAACGAGGTCCAGGAACAGCAGTAACCCTAGGCCCAAATTTCTTGGCAGAGAGGTGTTATCCACTAAGTCCAGCTGAG gaTTTGACCCTGGCAAAATTATTGATGACACCTGGCAGCCAGTTCCAGGATGATCCGATGATGAAGGATGACAAGCTGCTTACCAGTGCCAACTATGGTTCGGTGAAGAGGGTGTGCCTGATAGGCATGGGGGATGACATCAAGGAGCTGCATCGTTATTTGATCACGTTGAGCCCGGGCACGGAAGTCGAGGAGATTGCTGGAGCCGACCACAACATCATGTGCTCCAAACCAAGGGAGCTCTGTGATCTTCTTGCTAAAATAAGCAGCAAGTATGACTGA
- the LOC4326788 gene encoding esterase PIR7B, with product MEISSSSKKHFILVHGLCHGAWCWYRVVAALRAAGHRATALDMAASGAHPARVDEVGTFEEYSRPLLDAVAAAAAPGERLVLVGHSHGGLSVALAMERFPDKVAAAVFVAAAMPCVGKHMGVPTEEFMRRTAPEGLLMDCEMVAINNSQGSGVAINLGPTFLAQKYYQQSPAEDLALAKMLVRPGNQFMDDPVMKDESLLTNGNYGSVKKVYVIAKADSSSTEEMQRWMVAMSPGTDVEEIAGADHAVMNSKPRELCDILIKIANKYE from the exons ATGgagatcagcagcagcagcaagaagcATTTCATCCTGGTCCACGGCCTCTGCCACGGCGCGTGGTGCTGGTACAGGGTGGTCGCCGCGCTGCGCGCCGCGGGGCACCGCGCGACGGCGCTCGACATGGCCGCGTCGGGCGCGCACCCGGCGCGCGTCGACGAGGTGGGCACCTTCGAGGAGTACTCGCGGCCGCTGCTCGAcgccgtggccgcggcggcggcgcccggcgagCGGCTGGTCCTCGTCGGGCACAGCCACGGCGGCCTCAGCGTCGCGCTCGCCATGGAGAGGTTCCCGGacaaggtcgccgccgccgtgttcgtcgccgccgcgatgcCGTGCGTCGGCAAGCACATGGGCGTCCCGACCGAGGAG TTCATGAGAAGAACTGCACCTGAAGGATTACTTATGGATTGCGAAATGGTGGCCATAAACAATAGCCAGGGCTCAGGAGTTGCAATCAATTTGGGACCAACCTTCTTGGCACAAAAATACTACCAGCAAAGTCCAGCAGAG GATCTGGCACTGGCGAAGATGCTGGTGAGACCTGGCAATCAGTTCATGGATGATCCGGTGATGAAAGATGAGAGCTTGCTCACCAATGGCAACTATGGATCGGTGAAGAAGGTGTACGTGATCGCCAAGGCTGACAGCTCCAGCACCGAGGAGATGCAGCGGTGGATGGTGGCGATGAGCCCTGGCACGGACGTCGAGGAGATCGCCGGAGCTGACCACGCCGTCATGAACTCCAAGCCCAGGGAACTCTGCGACATTCTGATCAAGATAGCCAACAAATACGAGTAG
- the LOC107278457 gene encoding transcriptional activator hap3: MQGLPRASSSSTSASRDRDGGDGDGGGGGVTMTNGQDNLLPIANVGRIMKDGLPPQAKISKRAKETIQECATEFISFVTGEASERCRRERRKTVNGDDVCHAMRSLGLDHYADAMHRYLQRYREGEELAASLNSSSSAAAAAAAAGSRGGGAIQIDVRAELSIFRSGNNQGRPNN, translated from the coding sequence ATGCAAGGGCTTCCtagggcgtcgtcgtcgtcaacctcgGCGTCGAGAGATcgagacggcggcgatggcgatggcggcggcggcggcgtgacgaTGACGAACGGGCAGGACAACCTGCTGCCGATCGCCAACGTGGGCCGGATCATGAAGGACGGGCTGCCGCCGCAGGCGAAGATATCGAAGCGGGCCAAGGAGACGATCCAGGAGTGCGCGACGGAGTTCATCAGCTTCGTCACCGGCGAGGCGTCGGAGCGGtgccggcgggagcggcggaagaCGGTGAACGGCGACGACGTCTGCCACGCCATGAGGAGCCTCGGCCTCGACCACTACGCCGACGCCATGCACAGGTACCTGCAGAGGTACCGCGAGGGCGAGGAGCTCGCCGCGTCgctcaacagcagcagcagcgccgccgccgccgccgccgccgccggcagcaggGGCGGTGGCGCCATACAGATCGACGTGAGAGCTGAGCTCTCCATCTTCAGATCAGGCAACAACCAAGGTCGTCCAAACAATTAA
- the LOC4326790 gene encoding protein indeterminate-domain 12 yields the protein MEEFELQQQPYYSKLLLGSPLEIANVDDSDLQLVAGVPSDPPPAPPTAVKKKKKRSLPGTPDPSAEVVALSPRTLLATNRFVCEICGKGFQRDQNLQLHRRGHNLPWKLRQRGGAGGGGGGEPPRKRVYVCPEASCVHHSPSRALGDLTGIKKHFCRKHGEKKWKCDRCGKRYAVHSDWKAHSKVCGTREYKCDCGTVFSRRDSFVTHRAFCDALAQENNKLAQPMNMAAVTSALQGQQQAHHPVADDDDAAGVKSPHLKMFPDVDNIVAAATAGNPLLPPPLSMAGCMLSSLAAPLSSPFLPGCKLGVDAARDAAMVFPPPPPPAGSAAAIMSATALLQKAAELGATTSTGCYGGVAFPAMGIAGGLDRLPAIGHHLAPYDDVVVPAALQGQTATQLVGFDLGGLLPGQLYGGGGGAMTRAIGSLMHGGDQHAGVVDRRRGEGVRVVDYMGVDDDDDHGCFDGVGPFGPHIGPWA from the exons ATGGAGGAGTTtgagctgcagcagcagccgtATTACAGCAAGCTGCTCCTGGGTAGCCCGCTGGAGATCGCCAATGTCGACGACAGTGATCTGCAGCTTGTCGCCGGAGTTCCCTCGgatccgccgcctgcgccgccgacggccgtgaagaagaagaagaagagaagccTTCCAGGGACACCAG ACCCGAGCGCGGAGGTGGTGGCGCTGTCGCCGCGGACGCTGCTGGCGACGAACCGGTTCGTGTGCGAGATCTGCGGCAAGGGCTTCCAGCGCGACCAGAACCTGCAGCTGCACCGGCGAGGCCACAACCTGCCGTGGAAGCTgcgccagcgcggcggcgctggcggcggcggcggcggcgagccgccgcgGAAGCGTGTGTACGTGTGCCCGGAGGCGTCGTGCGTGCACCACAGCCCGAGCCGCGCGCTGGGCGACCTCACCGGCATCAAGAAGCACTTCTGCCGCAAGCACGGCGAGAAGAAGTGGAAGTGCGACCGCTGCGGCAAGCGCTACGCCGTCCACTCCGACTGGAAGGCCCACTCCAAGGTCTGCGGCACCCGCGAGTACAAGTGCGACTGCGGCACCGTCTTCTCCAG GCGCGACAGCTTCGTGACGCACAGGGCGTTCTGCGACGCGCTGGCGCAGGAGAACAACAAGCTCGCGCAGCCGATGAACATGGCGGCGGTCACCTCCGCTCTGCAGGGCCAGCAGCAGGCTCACCaccccgtcgccgacgacgatgacgccGCGGGCGTCAAGAGCCCGCACCTCAAGATGTTCCCCGACGTCGAcaacatcgtcgccgccgccacggccggaAACCcgctcttgccgccgccgcttagCATGGCGGGATGCATGCTGTCCAGCCTCGCCGCGCCATTGTCGTCTCCGTTCCTCCCCGGGTGCAAGCTTGGCGTGGACGCGGCGCGCGACGCCGCCATGgtgttcccgccgccgccgccgccggccgggtcAGCGGCGGCGATCATGTCCGCCACGGCGCTGCTGCAGAAGGCGGCGGAGCTGGGCGCCACGACGTCGACGGGCTGCTACGGCGGCGTCGCGTTCCCGGCCATGGGCATTGCCGGCGGTCTCGACCGGCTTCCCGCCATAGGCCATCATCTCGCGCCgtacgacgacgtcgtcgtgcCGGCGGCGCTGCAGGGGCAGACGGCGACGCAGCTGGTCGGGTTCGACCTGGGCGGGCTGTTGCCCGGCCAGCtctacggcggcggaggcggcgcgatgACGAGGGCCATCGGGTCGCTGATGCACGGCGGCGACCAGCACGCCGGTGTGGTGGATCGCCGGCGAGGGGAAGGCGTGCGCGTCGTGGACTACATGGgcgttgacgacgacgacgaccacgggtGCTTCGATGGCGTGGGCCCCTTTGGGCCTCATATTGGCCCATGGGCCTAA
- the LOC9268552 gene encoding probable esterase PIR7A, with protein MEDGGKHFVFVHGLGHGAWCWYRVVAALRAAGHRATALDMAAAGAHPARADEVGSLEEYSRPLLDAVAAAAPGERLVLVGHSLGGLSLALAMERFPDKVAAAVFLAACMPAAGKHMGITLEEFMRRIKPDFFMDSKTIVLNTNQEPRTAVLLGPKLLAEKLYNRSPPEDLTLATMLVRPGTNYIDDPIMKDETLLTEGNYGSVKRVFLVAMDDASSDEEMQRWTIDLSPGVEVEELAGADHMAMCSKPRELCDLLLRIAAKYD; from the exons ATGGAAGACGGCGGGAAGCACTTCGTGTTCGTCCATGGCCTCGGCCACGGCGCGTGGTGCTGGTACAGGGTGGTCGCCGCGCTGCGCGCCGCGGGGCACCGCGCGACGGCGCTCGACATGGCCGCGGCGGGCGCGCACCCGGCGCGCGCCGACGAGGTGGGCTCCCTCGAGGAGTACTCGCGCCCGCTGCTCGACGCCGTGGCCGCAGCGGCGCCCGGCGAGCGGCTGGTGCTCGTCGGGCACAGCCTCGGCGGCCTCAGCCTCGCGCTCGCCATGGAGAGGTTCCCGGacaaggtcgccgccgccgtgttccTCGCCGCCTGCATGCCGGCCGCCGGCAAGCACATGGGCATCACGCTCGAAGAG TTCATGAGGAGGATCAAACCGGATTTCTTCATGGACAGCAAAACCATCGTCCTGAACACGAATCAAGAACCAAGAACCGCAGTTCTGCTTGGCCCCAAATTACTGGCAGAGAAACTGTATAATCGAAGCCCACCAGAG GATCTGACGCTGGCGACGATGCTGGTGAGGCCTGGCACCAACTACATCGATGATCCGATCATGAAGGACGAGACGCTGCTCACTGAAGGCAACTACGGGTCGGTGAAGAGGGTGTTCTTGGTCGCCATGGATGATGCTTCGAGCGACGAGGAGATGCAGCGGTGGACCATTGATCTGAGCCCAGGCGTGGAAGtcgaggagctcgccggagcgGATCACATGGCAATGTGCTCCAAGCCGAGGGAGCTGTGTGATTTGCTGCTCAGGATTGCAGCTAAGTATGACTAA
- the LOC4326787 gene encoding esterase PIR7B: MPLSYIFLDNVCINQFIATITASETCRRANHKHLQEMEGSSSSSKHFILVHGLCHGAWCWYKVVTMLRSEGHRVTALDLAASGVHPARVDEVHSFEEYSQPLLDAVAEAPAGERLILVGHSFGGLSIALAMERFPEKIAVAVFVAAAVPCVGKRIIPELIREKAPKDMLLDSKMIPINNKQGPGTAILLGPNFLAEKGYPLSPAEDLTLAKLLVRPTSQFVDDPTMKDDRLLTSANYGSVKRVCLMAMEDDLKEVHRYMITLSPGVEVEEIAGADHAVMCSRPRELSDLLAKIGSKYD, translated from the exons atgcCACTGTCATATATATTTCTCGATAATGTATGTATAAATCAATTCATCGCTACTATCACAGCGTCAGAAACTTGCAGAAGAGCAAACCACAAACACTTACAGGAAATGGAgggcagcagcagtagcagcaagcATTTCATCCTTGTCCATGGCCTCTGCCACGGAGCATGGTGCTGGTACAAGGTGGTCACCATGCTCCGCTCCGAGGGGCACCGCGTGACGGCGCTCGACCTCGCCGCGTCCGGCGTCCACCCAGCACGGGTTGACGAGGTGCACTCCTTCGAGGAGTACTCGCAGCCGCTCCTCGATGCAGTGGCTGAGGCTCCGGCCGGCGAGAGGCTGATCCTCGTCGGGCACAGCTTCGGTGGCCTCAGCATCGCCCTCGCCATGGAAAGGTTCCCGGAGAAGATTGCTGTGGCCGTGTtcgtcgccgcggccgtgcCGTGCGTCGGCAAGCGCATCATCCCCGAG TTGATAAGGGAAAAAGCTCCCAAAGATATGCTCCTGGATAGCAAAATGATACCGATCAACAACAAACAAGGTCCAGGAACTGCAATCCTCCTAGGCCCAAATTTCTTGGCGGAGAAGGGTTATCCACTAAGTCCAGCTGAG GACTTGACACTGGCGAAATTATTGGTGAGACCTACCAGCCAGTTCGTGGATGATCCAACGATGAAGGATGACAGGCTGCTTACCAGTGCCAACTACGGTTCGGTAAAGAGGGTGTGCCTGATGGCCATGGAGGATGACTTGAAGGAGGTGCACCGTTACATGATTACGTTGAGCCCGGGCGTGGAAGTCGAAGAGATTGCCGGGGCCGACCACGCCGTCATGTGCTCCAGGCCGAGGGAGCTCTCTGATCTTCTTGCTAAGATAGGTAGCAAGTATGACTAA